The genomic stretch AGCGCCCGCTCCGACTGGACTCCGCTGGCGCAACAATTCCAATCCGAGCTGTACCGGATGATTTTCCATGGCGAGCAGCCTGATGATTATATTCGCCGGATTGTCGAGGAGACGCTGGCCGGTGAACACGATAACGAACTGGTATATCAGAAACGTCTGCGCCGTAAGCTGCATGAGTATCAGAAAAACGTGCCGCCGCAGGTGCGTGCTGCCCGTATGGCGGATGAAATCAATCAACGTCTCGGACGTCCGTTGCAATATCAGAACCGTGGGCTGATTGAATACTGCATGACCATCAACGGACCGGAGCCGAGAGAGTATCAACACAGCGCAATGGACTATCAGCATTACATCGACAAACAGCTCAAGCCGGTTGCCGATGCCATACTGCCGTTTATTGGCCGGCAATTCGACCAGCTCAGTGCGCCTCAGTTAGGCTTATTCTGAGCCTGGCGCACATACTCAAGTAAATCGTCACTATGGAGTGCTTTGGCGTAATACCAGCCCTGAACGGAAACCTCGGAGCGGGTTTCAATGCAGCTCAACTGCTGCTCTGTTTCGACGCCTTCCACAATCACACTCAGATCCAACGACTCAGCCAGAGACTGCAGGCTGGCGAATACCTTTCTGCCTTTCGGATTGTCCAGCGCCAGCACAAAGGAACGATCGATCTTAATACAATCGATATCAAAGCGGTTAAGATAACTGAGTGATGAGTAGCCGGTACCAAAATCATCGATGTGGATTTCAACTCCCAGCTCACGTAAGCGTTTGAAGGCCGACATAATGTACTGCTCGTCCACCAGCAACGATTCTTCGGTAATTTCGATATGAACCAGACCACGTAGCGGTTTAATCAGTGCCGCGATAATATCCAGGCTATCGCGGTCGAGCAGTGTCTGCGGGCAAATGTTGACGCTCACCGGTAAATCAACTCCAAGAGAGCGCCAGTGACTCAAGTCCTGTGCAACCCGGCGAAATACCCATAAATCCATCTCTTTCATCATGCCAGCCTGTTCCAGCCACGGTATAAAACTGCCCGGATATTGCAGAGCACCCTTTTCATCCATGGTTCGAATCAGCGCTTCGCAGCCAGTCACCCGGCCAGTACGCAGGTCCACCTGAGGCTGATATTGCAGACAGAATTCTTTACTGCTGATACCGCGCAGATGTTGCTCGACCGTATGCTGTTCACGTTGTTTTTGCTGCGCGAGCAGAATCGGGTCATCCTGCAGCCACTGCGCTTCTTCTTCACGACGCAGGTAAGAGGTATTCAGTGCAGAAATCTTGATTTCGCTGCCGGAATAGAACTTATTCATACGCTTCACTGCCGGGAAATAGATGGCACAACCCAGCAACACATTGAACAGTTGCAGCAACACCGCGTGCCAGTCCCCTTCTGTCGATACCCAGGCATTAAACAGCACCGGAGTATGAAAAGGCACCGAAACACTCGGGGCACTGACCCAGCCCCACTGTACCACGAGCAGTCCGGTCACCACATTCAACATCGGAGTCAGCACAAAAGGCAGCAGCAGACGCGGATTATAAATGATGGGCAGGCCAAACAGCAGAATCTCATTGACGTTGATAAACGCAATCGGAATGCTGGCCAGAGCAATCAAACGCAGGGTGCGCTGACGCGCAAACAGCAGCAAAGCCAATACCAGAGATAAGGTCGCACCACTGCCGCCGATAAACACAAACGTGCCCATAAAAGACAGGTTCATGACATAGGGCACAGCACCACCGGCAAGGACCGTCGAATAGCTCAGACTGCTGGCTTCCTGAAGCAAATCAACCATAGGTAACAGCGCATAATAACCATGGACACCGACAAACCACAGGAGTGAATTCAGGGCGGAAAACGTCAGACCAAACAACCACGGTTCATTGGCATAATCGGGGCTAAACAAGCTTTCAAACGGTAGATGGGATAAGAGGAGAAACAAACCACGAGTCACCAACATCACCACCGCGGCCACCATGATGGCCGGAATCACCATATTCAGTGACTCTTTAACGATGGATCCGGCACTGTTAGATGAGGTGATATTGAAGCGCTCAAAAGCGAGCAGTTTTGCCAGCAGAGGAACCGAGAACAGCGGGATAACGATCGAGAGCACGATATGAAAGGTCATCAGTGCCACATCAGAATGTGACATTGCCGCTGCCAGCACCAGATAAAAAATGTTGATCAGCGCTACCGGAGGCCTTGGCAGACGCCAGTGCATTGCCAACACGTAAGATAAGGTCGCTGTCATCAGATAAGGAAAAAACTCGCCGATAACCTGATTGGTGTTGTACATCACATCGACCCAACCCGGGCGTTCATCCAGCAGCCATTCCCCCATGCTGGCCAGCAGCAGGGCAAACGATGACAAAATGAGACAAGGAATCAGCCAGACCATGCTTTCACGTACCGCCTGCATGGAACTAACGATAAACCGTGCGCCTTTATCCAGTAACCGCTCCCGACCAGAAGCGAGAGGTTTTGACAACTCAGGCATCTATAACTCCATTTACCCAGAGAACTCGATTTACTCAGAGAGCCAGAGCTTAACATATCAGTCACATATCATGATAATCCGCACGATACGTGGTAAATAAATCTTTCGGATATGGGAGAAATACCTCGATTTGAGCCGAATCTGAGTCTTCAGCCGATACGAAACTCGGTTTTTTCATATTGCTTCACTAACCAAACGCCAAAACTGTCCAGTAAACCAATTACCGAGCGCTTGGGAATGACTCTGGTGGAAAGCAGAATATTCAGCCGCTCTACCTCGAGCTGCTTTTCCGGATGGTAACGGACAAAATGCTGCCCACATTCCTTCGGATCGTCATACCAGTTTTTGTCGCGGTACATAATCAGCGAATAACTGGCGCGCAGCAGCTTTTTAGCAATGGTCTGCTGGGCCCTGATTTGCTCTTTGGCCGTGGCCGCTTTAGCGATTTTTTCCCGGTAGTAAACCAGCCAGTCACCCACATCCATATTCCAGTGTTTGGCGATTTCCCAGCTCGGTTCGTAATCACCAAAACAGTCGCCCAGGTTATCGCCATACACGCACACACAACAGTGGCGCAGCATCGGCCCCCAGGAAAAAATACTCTCCAGCGTCGCCACATCGCTCACCACAGCGGTTTTGATCGCCACATCGGTCACAAACGGGAAACTTTTCTGAAAACGCCAGCGAATCGTATTGAGCAGGGTGGCTTTCTTATCGTCAAAGTCACGATGAGTGACCAGCACCACATCCAGATTAGAGTGTCCGGGCTGGGCGGTTTTACGTGCCACGCTGCCGTAGATATAAATACTGTGCAGCACCTCCCCCAGCCCGGCCCGCAAGAAACGCACTAAGTCGTCAATGGCCGGCTGATAAGCAGGTTGAAAAGGCTGGTTAGGATCGATGACCGACAATGTCATGACAAACAGAAACTCCGCGCTGAATTAACTTATTGCTGTACTCATTGATATAATGTTCGCTGATGACCCGCCGCGAATCAATACCTTGCTGTTTGCGCTGCCGAATAATCATCCACAAATACACTATCTTGAGGTCACTGTGTGCAGAGATATTCCTTTTTGCCCCGCCCTTTAGTTATAATGCCGCCAACTCTAGAACGAAGGATAAAAATCCATGCCAAAGGCAAGTGAACTGAAAAAAGGTTTTGCGATTGTTTCTAACGGCAAAACGCTACTGATCAAAGACATCGAAGTGACCACTCCTGGCGGTCGCGGCGGCTCTAAAATCTACAAACTGCGTTGTACTGATCTGACAACCGGTGCTCGTGTTGACGAGCGCTACAAGTCAGACGATTTCCTGGATACCGTTGAGATGAACAAACGCAATATTTCGTTCTCTTACGTAGACGGTGACGAGTACATCTTCATGGATAACGAAGACTACTCACAGTTCGTGTTCAAACAAGCCGATATCGAAGATGAACTGCTGTTCATCACTGAAGACATTCAGGGCATGCAAGTGGTACTGGTAGACGGTACTGCTGTCGCCATCGAAATGCCTTCTTCTGTTGAGATGGTCATCGAAGAAACCGATCCGTCAATCAAAGGCGCCTCTGCTTCTGCACGTACTAAACCAGCGCGTTTTGCAACTGGCCTGGTTGTTCAGGTTCCGGAGTATATTGCGACTGGCGAACGTGTTATTGTGAACACCACAGAACGCAAATTTATGAGCCGAGCTTAATTATGTCTGATTTAATTTCTTACGACGATGCTATCGACGCCGCTTACGACATTTTCCTCGAAATGGCACCTGATAACCTCGAACCTGCCGATGTCATTCTGTTTACCGCGCAATTTGAAGACCGCGGTGCAGCAGAAATCGTCGAAGTGGGTGATGACTGGGACGCAGAAGTCGGTTTCGAAGTCGATAAGGAAGTGTTCGCAGAAGTACGCATTGGTCTGGTAGACGAAGAAAATGACGTACTGGATGACGTATTCGCCCGAATGCTGATCAGCCGCGACCCGGATCAGAAATCTTGTCACATGCTGTGGAAACGTGATTAATTTTCGTTTTTTGCGTTGATGCGGTTTTTGAGTTCATTCTGAACTGAATAAACTCATCACAAAAAGTAAATACGCAGTGATAAGTCGAACGCCAACCTCAGGGTTGGCGTTCTTGTATTCAGGGCTGACAGCGCTCCGCTACACCAGCTGATAGTGAATCACATACAGCTCTTCGATACCGGGATAGATATCGCCTATCACCCGCTTGAGCTGATCTAACGTCATATTCTCCTGCTCGGCATGAAATTCGGTCAGTTGCGAAAATTGTACCGGTTCTACTTTTTCAATCCGTAAATGGCAAAAATAGCGCCCCTCTTCCAGCGTTGACACTTCAACCACTGTACCCGGCTGATAGTCGCTCTCGCTTTCATCACGAATGGTGATCACTTTCTTGCCCGCCAGAATATCGGCTTTAAAACGGGCAAAAAATGTCATCGTTGTTGGCGCTGCCATACTGCATATTCCTTATTTAATACAATTAACTGGCTGATATTTTACTATATCCAATCAAGGTATCTGCTGGTCAAGCCATACAAAATGTCCATTGGACGACACCAATTTAGATTGGTTAAATATCAACCTCATTTGCGTTGATTAGGTTACTCTAGGATACATCATGATAAACAAGACCCGAAACGGCTTAATCGCTTTGCTGCTCTGCCCTTGTCTGTCGTATGCCAATAGCCAATATGGCCCGTTACAACTCTACGCTCAATCGCCGCTGCAGACCAACTCTCTGACCCCGCAGATACGTTCCGGTTTCTCCCTTCCGCAAGGCTCGATGGAATTTGCCACCAGCGGCACCATGGCCAGTGTCTGGGCTGTGACCGATGATTACGAAGCCGACTACTATCAGAATCAACTGTTTCTTGGTATGAAATGGCAGATGTCACCACGCTGGCAACTGGGCATGAATTATCGCTGGAACGTAGCATTCAACAACCATCTTGATGAAGTCACGATGGGATTCCATCGCATCTTTGGCCTCGATCAGGCAGGGCGAGAGGACGTCGATCGGGATCGGTTTTATCTCGAGGTACCGGATCATGATGTCCATTACGATAACTTCGAGGGCGAAACATTAAGCAGTGCCCTGACGGCGTACCTGCAATATCAGCTGTATCAGGATCAGTACCAGGGCTTGTCATTGGGAGGCTCACTCTATTACAACGACCTCGACCACGGCTTACTCAGTAACAGTCGCTTCGAACAGGCACTGCAGCTCAATTACGCCTATGAATACCAACGCCATCTGTTCAACGTTCTGCTCGGTGTTTCTTTTCATCACAGTGAATCTGTGTTCCGCCATCTTGAATACCGTGACAATACCGCCACATTTGGCCTGAGTTACCAGTATGAGCTCGCCGCCCGCCATCATCTGATTGGCGAGGCTCATGTTTATGAAGGCGTGTCAGATGGCTTTAGTGAGATGTCCAAACCGTCAACCGAATTTGTGCTTGGTTATCGTTACCTGCTGCCAAACAGCGCGATTGAATTCTCTATGATCGAAAATGTATTCAATATGGACAATAGTACCGATATCGCGTTTAGCCTGGCCTACCGTCACCAGTTTAACCCCGGCTAAAACCGGATCCAGCTAACACCTTAAGATGAAAAGACAAACGATGAATTGCATTTTTATGCTCAGTTATAGATTATTTGTATATTCAAATTAAGGTTATTGTGTATGTCCTCTTCGCCCCTCTATCTGCAGATTAAACAGTTTATTCTGGACAACATTGAGTCCGGCCGTTGGCCGGTCGGTCATCGTATCACTACCGAGCTGGAGCTGACCGAGCAGTTCAGTGTCAGCCGGATGACCGTCAACAAGGCGATCCGTGATCTGGTTGCCGATGGTATTCTGCAGCGCCGCCCGCGTCTGGGGACATTTGTCTGCGCACCGGAAGAGAAAGCTGAATCCCCGTTGCTGGATATTCGAAATATTGCCGAGGAAGTGGTCAGCCGCGGCCAGCGTTACCACAACAAAGTCATCAGCCAACACGAGCTTATTGCCGATGACTTTGTTGCGATAAAACTAGGCGTCATGGTCGGCACAGCGGTGTTTTACAGCGAGATCCTCCATTTTGCCAATGAGACCCCGCTGCAACTGGAGGTACGCTGGGTGAATGCCCGCTACGCGCCGCACTACCTCGAACAAGATTTTACCCGCATCACACCCAATCAATACCTGTCTGAGAATTGCCCGTTAAGCGCAATTGAGCATACGGTCGAAGCGATCGTGCCGGATAATCACATCAAAACCACTCTCGCCCTCAGCGCCAGCGAGCCCTGTCTGCTGTTAAACCGGCGCACCTGGAGCGGCGATCGCCTGGTCAGTTCCGCTCTGCTCTATCACCCGGGTTCCAAATACAAACTGACGTCAAAGATCGTTTTATCCTGATTGCCCGCATCTCCTGTTCCCTTTGATCTTTCAGGATTATTCACCTCGTGAAAGATCAAACCTCGCTTTACCGTAAAACCGCCCTCCATCGTAAGACGGAAAGTTGATCACAGTTTTGCAACATTCACCTTGTCGGTTGCGTTTAATTGCATCATTATTTGTATATACATTTAAGCAGACAATTAAATTGTCTTGTCACGACACAGCCAAACCACTGACGTTCAAAACAACGACGTTAAGCAACGAAAGGCCGGTGTCAAACAAGAAATGTCATAAGATCAAAGTACAGGCTAAATGACTTGTGACACCAAGAGGGAATTATGGACCTGATTCTGACCAATGCCCG from Vibrio ostreae encodes the following:
- a CDS encoding EAL domain-containing protein, with the translated sequence MPELSKPLASGRERLLDKGARFIVSSMQAVRESMVWLIPCLILSSFALLLASMGEWLLDERPGWVDVMYNTNQVIGEFFPYLMTATLSYVLAMHWRLPRPPVALINIFYLVLAAAMSHSDVALMTFHIVLSIVIPLFSVPLLAKLLAFERFNITSSNSAGSIVKESLNMVIPAIMVAAVVMLVTRGLFLLLSHLPFESLFSPDYANEPWLFGLTFSALNSLLWFVGVHGYYALLPMVDLLQEASSLSYSTVLAGGAVPYVMNLSFMGTFVFIGGSGATLSLVLALLLFARQRTLRLIALASIPIAFINVNEILLFGLPIIYNPRLLLPFVLTPMLNVVTGLLVVQWGWVSAPSVSVPFHTPVLFNAWVSTEGDWHAVLLQLFNVLLGCAIYFPAVKRMNKFYSGSEIKISALNTSYLRREEEAQWLQDDPILLAQQKQREQHTVEQHLRGISSKEFCLQYQPQVDLRTGRVTGCEALIRTMDEKGALQYPGSFIPWLEQAGMMKEMDLWVFRRVAQDLSHWRSLGVDLPVSVNICPQTLLDRDSLDIIAALIKPLRGLVHIEITEESLLVDEQYIMSAFKRLRELGVEIHIDDFGTGYSSLSYLNRFDIDCIKIDRSFVLALDNPKGRKVFASLQSLAESLDLSVIVEGVETEQQLSCIETRSEVSVQGWYYAKALHSDDLLEYVRQAQNKPN
- a CDS encoding nucleotidyltransferase domain-containing protein encodes the protein MTLSVIDPNQPFQPAYQPAIDDLVRFLRAGLGEVLHSIYIYGSVARKTAQPGHSNLDVVLVTHRDFDDKKATLLNTIRWRFQKSFPFVTDVAIKTAVVSDVATLESIFSWGPMLRHCCVCVYGDNLGDCFGDYEPSWEIAKHWNMDVGDWLVYYREKIAKAATAKEQIRAQQTIAKKLLRASYSLIMYRDKNWYDDPKECGQHFVRYHPEKQLEVERLNILLSTRVIPKRSVIGLLDSFGVWLVKQYEKTEFRIG
- the yeiP gene encoding elongation factor P-like protein YeiP encodes the protein MPKASELKKGFAIVSNGKTLLIKDIEVTTPGGRGGSKIYKLRCTDLTTGARVDERYKSDDFLDTVEMNKRNISFSYVDGDEYIFMDNEDYSQFVFKQADIEDELLFITEDIQGMQVVLVDGTAVAIEMPSSVEMVIEETDPSIKGASASARTKPARFATGLVVQVPEYIATGERVIVNTTERKFMSRA
- a CDS encoding HI1450 family dsDNA-mimic protein, with protein sequence MSDLISYDDAIDAAYDIFLEMAPDNLEPADVILFTAQFEDRGAAEIVEVGDDWDAEVGFEVDKEVFAEVRIGLVDEENDVLDDVFARMLISRDPDQKSCHMLWKRD
- the yqfB gene encoding N(4)-acetylcytidine aminohydrolase; this translates as MAAPTTMTFFARFKADILAGKKVITIRDESESDYQPGTVVEVSTLEEGRYFCHLRIEKVEPVQFSQLTEFHAEQENMTLDQLKRVIGDIYPGIEELYVIHYQLV
- a CDS encoding DUF3187 family protein; protein product: MINKTRNGLIALLLCPCLSYANSQYGPLQLYAQSPLQTNSLTPQIRSGFSLPQGSMEFATSGTMASVWAVTDDYEADYYQNQLFLGMKWQMSPRWQLGMNYRWNVAFNNHLDEVTMGFHRIFGLDQAGREDVDRDRFYLEVPDHDVHYDNFEGETLSSALTAYLQYQLYQDQYQGLSLGGSLYYNDLDHGLLSNSRFEQALQLNYAYEYQRHLFNVLLGVSFHHSESVFRHLEYRDNTATFGLSYQYELAARHHLIGEAHVYEGVSDGFSEMSKPSTEFVLGYRYLLPNSAIEFSMIENVFNMDNSTDIAFSLAYRHQFNPG
- the hutC gene encoding histidine utilization repressor, with translation MSSSPLYLQIKQFILDNIESGRWPVGHRITTELELTEQFSVSRMTVNKAIRDLVADGILQRRPRLGTFVCAPEEKAESPLLDIRNIAEEVVSRGQRYHNKVISQHELIADDFVAIKLGVMVGTAVFYSEILHFANETPLQLEVRWVNARYAPHYLEQDFTRITPNQYLSENCPLSAIEHTVEAIVPDNHIKTTLALSASEPCLLLNRRTWSGDRLVSSALLYHPGSKYKLTSKIVLS